In the Salarias fasciatus chromosome 13, fSalaFa1.1, whole genome shotgun sequence genome, one interval contains:
- the cul9 gene encoding cullin-9 isoform X4, with protein sequence MVGERRNGNLLVQLGPRLQAYPEELIRQRRTHDGQTEYLIRWCLVTIDDGSSSGGAAGEAGNAGSSGVGGSSNSTSGETKPENILMWMSTEDVYANCPTLLGKRKADSQRPLPEQQQQGGEAFGAAGSGGELPADVTFDEVELSDMKEDVKNLVRRARKQMAKKSDFSINIMHTIHVLSAYASIGSLVGVFKETGALNLLMELLCNKETQTRRSAGKMLRALASHDAGSRAYVLLSLSQQDGIEQHMDFENRFTLLELFAETTSSEEHGISFEGIHLPQIPGKLLFSLVKRYLCVTSLMDKLNTAGAEPERQDASPSPASSGSAHQAEQLRVQREFDFTMAMANLISELVRVMGWDRNRQPPDGAAHRQGGGGVALGEEPAEEASCRPILRSIFQPRFCSSPISFAPSSVTVAPAAAAAPPKKKAGNGFKTRSDFASRTAYAEYVQDNLKSGMTVRMLEDYEEVSAGDEGEFRYSNDGSPPVQVYWNSLSRTYWVHWHMVEIVGSGSGSQAEKETQEKASSLTETLKLTAVSQTFFSKPPGGLYSLPYLSEGRQAEPVSLSRGEWWEILFFIKKLEAKQQQEVNELLLQSLDHQELPLDDSALLTLSVPSDVARKLLHYLKQKLPSSCLGDLLCSHTFSKHYLRRGGASMEDEELLVMASVSKKAKKEAPLESGGWETESELPAEDDSKYPEDLEDKIKVFNSPRVQGKKTVLEKLGEVVELLKKSTSSSSSSSSSSSSDVHLQLAAVLFMTRLLEEKGAQEKNSMRSDSAQTIRDRVLKQLVDLLGSSSKDLVLSTLRLTHLLMLKYEWRVSFATEGGVKAVLSAMQTFSTNTHLQQLALATLKVITGASKHDLRSVGISLPLSESGTQMMLEIFASIGSATPEGSRGLLGVIPAAIDLLLGTKGSTLSVRNGLLVIIMLISSHRSLAEQLVACEVTAVLKKCLSLSKTETMLAIIALNQICMVHKLESRDSSEHLDLKDTELQMLAVSLKELTATKEVIQTLEQLLCEDNAQLDEERSQVTHSRETYQDLIRLMEQHRADRSVQLSILRILNTFLENYKEDELPWHESIEPCLSSMTAFISDREVVQMLVRFLFRLATVNKDYAVVMCRVGTKEALVKALDKHSSNLLLVPELRDLLTDCDKYASLYKKMTTSVLAGCIQMVLGQIEEHRRSHQPINIPFFDVFLRNLCQGSSVELKEDKSWEKVEVSSNHHRANKLTDKNPKTYWESNGCTGSHFISIYMHKGVVIRQLAILVASEDSSYMPARVLVLGGDDPANINTELNTVNVTPSASRVVLLENMTRFWSIIQIRIKRCQQGGIDTRVHGFEVLGPKPTFWPVFKEQLCCRTFLFYSTKAHSWCQEVKEERTQLLQLFNKLNSALRHEQMFADRFLPDAEAAEALGRTCWEALITPIVHSITLTESSAALSPLSWLLSEYLENAESARRCKGRAAIFNSRVRRLTHLLVHVDTSQADSEELRPPVKSNGKEAKNKDSSTSSSSSSSSSSKPKMKSSSSIAGIALCWQGVVQHQVKRFLESSCSLPDFVERYRMLYLRLKNAMEELFGQQTAFVLALRHGFSAALLQLSILRAMHVSERFAQYIDQIIEASGAACGGGVETLERLQQFLEPMLFLSGLELANTFEHFYRYYLGDRLLAQGNVWLESAVVDHIGSCFPSRFPQQMLKNLSESAELQQEFHLYRLQQLDRHLQDQDQDQVSPHARPAAPGGAEARSRRAEPHVWMCLALQLMEEEWVESEDEADVQVLVLSPRCWTVSSLCFLDRPGKHFPPELCSYLDQFTQFYTHSQSLCAVPLWKPRRLQWTWLGHAELQFGCSTLKVSTLQMFILLHFNHKQEVRVEDLLQESGLSADVLLHALLPLIADGAPLTCSRPEEPRTGVLRLNQQVASLCMDGSVPSMRLLPRQTYLKVDEDAVGTLERKRNYIYCLIVNIMKQEKEMHIDNLVFKVLDSVQKRESGAGGRFGCSSSDVLSCILHVISRGFVRRGEENPHIVEFLPDDPATPHKGPAQFSLRRSDSQEEGAHFSLLEDGALDAVLFSMGRTMSQEDVRQLMQRTVQQVSGTLSLDADRAEHLLVHCRWNVDVLVQRYTDDPDELVMAAGLKCRNPQPPPSPAASCPVCLGPRTVTMETVPSLSCMHYCCRSCWQEYLTSRIEQNLLMNCNCPITDCQAQPTSHFFLSVLSDKDTIAKYENARLRGYVESCSNLTWCTNPQGCDRILCKENLGSMGTCSKCCWTSCFSCNFPEAHCPASCSHMSQWMDDGGFYEGMNMEAQSKHLAKLISKRCPSCQAPIEKNEGCLHMTCAKCNHGFCWRCLKPWKPTHKDYYNCSAMVSKAARQEKKFQDYNERCTFHHQAKDFAVNLENRVSSINEALQMKSLTFVIDACKVLAQARKVLAYSCVYSYYNQETEKMDVMEQQTEALDLHTNALQILLEETLLQCTDLASCVRLLKQEHLNTGLELIRRIQERLLAILQHSTQDFRVGYQSKGSQESESTQTSNLSNHTDTNKGPKSNQATDSGDSDNNNYPGEDGGEEAEDDDDDEYDEEYVPEWHEDYDEDDIDEDDFFSDDDESENLERDFSPFD encoded by the exons ATGGTGGGTGAACGTCGGAACGGGAACCTCCTGGTGCAGCTCGGTCCGCGGTTGCAGGCCTATCCGGAGGAGCTGATCCGTCAGCGTCGAACACACGACGGTCAAACGGAGTACCTGATACGCTGGTGCCTCGTCACCATTGACGATGGCTCCAGCTCTGGGGGCGCAGCCGGCGAGGCGGGCAACGCGGGGAGCTCAGGCGTGGGCGGGTCCAGCAACTCCACGTCCGGAGAAACCAAGCCCGAGAACATCCTGATGTGGATGTCCACAGAGGATGTGTATGCCAACTGCCCCACTCTGCTGGGCAAGAGGAAGGCGGACTCCCAGCGCCCCctgccggagcagcagcagcagggcggcgaGGCGTTCGGCGCCGCGGGGAGTGGTGGCGAGCTCCCGGCGGACGTCACCTTTGACGAGGTGGAGCTGTCGGACATGAAGGAAGACGTGAAGAACCTGGTACGCCGTGCCCGGAAGCAGATGGCCAAGAAGAGCGATTTCTCCATCAACATCATGCACACCATCCACGTGCTGAGCGCCTACGCAAGCATCGGCTCGCTGGTCGGCGTCTTCAAGGAGACCGGCGCCCTCAacctgctgatggagctgctgtgcAACAAGGAGACGCAGACCCGGCGCAGCGCGGGGAAGATGCTGCGAGCACTGGCCTCGCACGATGCAG gcagtcGTGCGTACGTCCTGCTCTCCCTCAGCCAGCAGGACGGAATCGAACAACACATGGACTTTGAGAACCGCTTCACGCTCTTGGAGCTTTTTGCCGAGACCACCTCGTCTGAGGAGCACGGCATCTCCTTCGAGGGCATCCACCTGCCGCAG ATCCCCGGGAAGCTGCTGTTCTCGCTGGTGAAACGTTACCTGTGCGTCACGTCTCTGATGGACAAGCTCAACacggcgggggcggagccagagaggcAGGACGCCAGCCCGTCCCCCGcctcctctggctccgcccaccaggcGGAGCAGCTGCGGGTGCAGCGGGAGTTCGACTTCACCATGGCGATGGCCAACCTCATCTCCGAGCTGGTGCGCGTGATGGGCTGGGACCGCAACCGGCAGCCGCCCGACGGCGCCGCCCACcgccagggaggaggaggcgtggcCCTGGGGGAGGAGCCGGCGGAGGAGGCGTCGTGCCGCCCCATCCTCAGGTCCATCTTCCAGCCCAGATTCTGCTCTTCGCCCATTTCCTTTGCCCCCTCTTCCGTCACCGTGgcgcccgccgccgctgcggcACCGCCGAAGAAGAAGGCGGGAAACGGGTTCAAGACCCGGTCGGACTTCGCCAGCCGCACGGCGTACGCGGAGTACGTCCAGGACAATCTCAAAAGCGGCATGACCGTCCGCATGCTGGAGGACTACGAGGAGGTGAGCGCCGGCGACGAGGGCGAGTTTCGATACAGCAACGACGGCTCGCCGCCGGTTCAG GTGTACTGGAACTCCCTGTCCAGGACCTACTGGGTCCACTGGCACATGGTGGAGATCGTGGGCAGCGGCAGCGGCTCGCAGGCGGAGAAGGAGACGCAGGAGAAGGCCTCCTCCCTGACGGAGACGCTCAAGCTCACCGCCG TTAGCCAGACCTTCTTCTCGAAGCCGCCCGGGGGTCTCTATTCGCTGCCGTACCTGTCGGAGGGCCGGCAGGCGGAGCCGGTGAGTCTGAGCCGGGGGGAGTGGTGGGAGATCCTCTTCTTCATCAAGAAGCTGGAAgccaagcagcagcaggaggtgaacgagctgctcctgcagagcctTGACCACCAG GAGCTGCCGCTGGATGACTCCGCCCTCCTCACCCTCTCCGTTCCCAGTGATGTTGCCCGGAAGTTGCTTCACTACCTGAAGCAGAAGCTGCCGTCGTCGTGTCTCGGCGACCTGCTCTGCTCCCATACCTTCTCCAAACACTACCTGAGGAGGGGCGGAGCCAGcatggaggacgaggagctgctAG tgatgGCCTCCGTCTCCAAAAAAGCCAAGAAGGAGGCGCCGCTGGAGTCGGGCGGCTGGGAGACCGAGAGCGAGCTGCCCGCCGAAGACGACAGCAAGTACCCCGAAGACCTGGAGGACAAGATcaaag TGTTCAACAGCCCGCGGGTTCAGGGGAAGAAGACTGTGCTGGAGAAACTGGGTGAAGTGGTGGAGCTGTTGAAGAagagcacctcctcctcctcgtcctcgtcctcctcgtcctcctccgacGTCCACCTGCAGCTGGCCGCGGTCCTCTTCATGACCCGCCTGCTTGAGGAGAAAGGAGCGCAGGAGAAGAACTCCATGAGGAGCGACTCGGCTCAGACCATCAG GGACCGGGTCCTGAAGCAGCTGGTGGATCTCCTGGGTTCCTCCTCCAAGGACCTGGTTCTGAGCACGCTGCGTCTCACTCACCTGCTCATGCTGAAGTACGAGTGGAGGGTTTCTTTCGCCACAGAGGGCGGAGTCAAAGCCGTGCTGTCTGCCATGCAGACCTtctccaccaacacacacctgcagcagctggcccTGGCG ACCCTGAAGGTCATCACGGGCGCCAGCAAGCACGACCTGCGCAGCGTGGGCATCAGCCTCCCGCTCTCCGAGTCCGGCACGCAGATGATGCTGGAGATCTTCGCCAGCATTGGCTCGGCCACGCCCGAAGGCTCcagggggctgctgggagtcaTTCCCGCCGCCATCGACCTCCTGCTCGGGACCAAAGG CTCCACGCTCTCGGTGAGGAACGGCCTGCTGGTCATCATCATGCTCATCTCCAGCCACCGCAGCCTGGCCGAGCAGCTGGTGGCCTGCGAGGTCACCGCCGTCCTCAAGAAGTGTCTCAGTCTGTCCAAGACGGAGACCATGCTGGCCATCATCGCCCTCAACCAGATCTGCATGGTCCACAAGCTGGAGAGCAGAG acagCAGTGAACATCTGGATCTGAAGGATACGGAGTTACAGATGTTGGCTGTGAGTCTGAAGGAGCTGACGGCCACTAAAGAGGTGATTCAGActctggagcagctgctgtgtgaagaTAACGCACAGCTGGACGAGGAGCGCAGCCAg GTCACCCACAGCAGGGAGACCTACCAGGACCTGATCCGTCTGATGGAGCAGCACCGAGCCGACCGCAGCGTGCAGCTCTCCATCCTCAG GATCCTGAACACGTTCCTGGAGAACTACAAGGAGGACGAGCTGCCGTGGCACGAGAGCATCGAGCCGTGCCTGTCCTCCATGACGGCCTTCATCAGCGACAGAGAG gtggtGCAGATGCTGGTCCGCTTCCTGTTCCGCCTGGCCACGGTGAACAAGGACTACGCGGTGGTGATGTGCCGCGTCGGCACCAAAGAGGCTCTGGTCAAAGCTCTGGACAAACACAGCtccaacctgctgctggtgCCGGAGCTCCGCGACCTCCTCACCGACTGCGACAAGTACGCCAGCCTCTACAAGAAGATGACCACCAGCGTGCTGGCGGGCTGCATTCAG ATGGTGCTGGGGCAGATCGAGGAGCACCGCCGCAGCCATCAGCCAATCAACATCCCCTTCTTCGACGTCTTCCTCAGGAATCTGTGCCAAG ggtccagtgtggagctgaaggaggatAAAAGCTGGGAGAAAGTGGAAGTTTCGTCCAATCACCATCGAGCGAACAAACTGACTGACAAGAACCCGAAAACCTACTGGGAGTCCAACGGCTGCACCGGCTCGCACTTCATCAGCATCTACATGCACAAAGGAGTCGTCATCAG ACAGCTGGCCATCCTGGTGGCCAGCGAGGATTCCAGCTACATGCCGGCTcgtgttctggttctgggtgGAGACGACCCGGCCAACATCAACACGGAGCTCAACACG GTGAACGTGACGCCGTCGGCCAGCCGTGTGGTTCTCCTGGAGAACATGACTCGCTTCTGGTCCATCATCCAGATCAGGATCAAGAGGTGTCAGCAG GGCGGCATTGACACGCGGGTGCACGGGTTCGAGGTCCTGGGTCCGAAGCCCACCTTCTGGCCCGTGTTCAAGGAGCAGCTGTGCTGTCGGACCTTCCTGTTCTACAGCACCAAGGCCCACAGCTGGTgtcaggaggtgaaggaggagcgaacgcagctcctgcagctcttcaaCAA gctcaACAGCGCTCTCAGACACgagcagatgtttgcagatCGTTTCCTTCCCGACGCCGAAGCTGCCGAAGCTCTCGGTCGAACCTGCTGGGAAGCTCTCATCACCCCGATCGTCCACAGCATCACTCTGACGG AATCCTCAGCGGCACTCAGCCCTCTGTCCTGGCTGCTCAGCGAGTATCTGGAGAATGCCGAGTCGGCGCGCCGCTGTAAGGGCCGGGCCGCCATCTTCAACTCCCGAGTGCGGCgcctcacacacctgctggTCCACGTGGACACGAGCCAGGCCGACAGCGAGGAGCTCCGCCCCCCCGTCAAATCCA ATGGCAAAGAGGCGAAGAACAAAGACTCgtcgacctcctcctcctcctcctcttcttcgtccTCCAAACCCaaaatgaagagcagcagcagcatcgcgggcatcgccctctgctggcaggGAGTCGTGCAGCACCAG GTGAAGAGGTTCCTGGagtccagctgcagcctgcCGGACTTCGTGGAGCGGTACCGGATGCTGTACCTGCGACTGAAGAACGCCATGGAGGAGCTGTTCGGGCAGCAGACCGCCTTCGTCTTGGCCCTGCGACACGGCTTCTCAGCcgcgctgctgcagctctccatcCTCAGAGCCATGCAC GTGAGTGAGCGTTTTGCGCAGTACATCGATCAGATCATCGAGGCCAGCGGGGCGGCGTGTGGCGGCGGCGTGGAGACCCTGGAGCGGCTGCAGCAGTTCCTGGAGCCGATGCTCTTCCTGTCGGGGCTGGAGCTCGCCAACACCTTCGAGCACTTCTACAG gtactACCTGGGCGAccggctgctggctcaggggaaCGTGTGGCTGGAGAGCGCCGTGGTGGATCACATCGGCAGCTGCTTCCCCAGCCGCTTCCCGCAGCAGATGCTGAAGAACCTGAGCGAGTCggccgagctgcagcaggagttcCATCTGTaccgcctgcagcagctggaccgccacctgcaggaccaggaccaggaccaggtcagCCCGCACGCACGCCCAGCAGCACCCGGCGGAGCCGAGGCCCGGTCCAGACGGGCGGAGCCTCATGTGTGGATGTGCTTGGCtctgcagctgatggaggaagaGTGGGTGGAGTCGGAGGACGAGGCGGACGTCCAAGTTCTGGTTCTGTCGCCGCGCTGCTGGACGgtgtcctccctctgcttcctgGACCGACCCGGCAAACATTTCCCCCCAGAACTCTGCTCCTACCTGGACCAGTTCACACAGTTCTACACCCACA GCCAGTCCCTCTGTGCCGTCCCTCTCTGGAAGCCTCGCCGGCTGCAGTGGACGTGGCTCGGACACGCCGAGCTGCAGTTTGGCTGCTCCACGCTCAAAGTTTCTACACTGCAGATGTTCATCCTGCTGCACTTCAACCACAAACag GAGGTGCGGGTGGAGGACCTCCTGCAGGAGTCCGGTCTCTCTGCTGACGTTCTCCTTCACGCTCTGCTCCCGCTCATCGCTGACGGAGCTCCGCTCACCTGCAGCCGGCCAGAGGAGCCCAGAACAG GCGTGCTGCGGTTGAACCAGCAGGTGGCGTCTCTCTGCATGGACGGATCGGTGCCGTCCATGCGCCTCCTGCCCAGACAGACGTACCTGAAGGTGGACGAGGACGCGGTGGGGAcgctggagaggaagaggaactaCATCTACTGTCTGATCGTGAACATCATGAAGCAGGAGAAGGAGATGCACATCGACAACCTGGTCTTCAAG gtcctggaCTCGGTCCAGAAGCGGGAGTCCGGCGCCGGCGGACGCTTCGGCTGCAGCTCGAGCGACGTGCTGTCCTGCATCCTGCACGTCATCAGCCGGGGCTTCGTGCGGCGCGGCGAGGAGAACCCGCACATCGTGGAGTTCCTCCCCGACGACCCGGCCACCCCCCACAAAGGCCCGGCCCAGTTCAGCCTGAGACGCTCCGACAGCCAGGAGGAGGGAGCCCACTTCAG CCTGCTGGAAGACGGGGCTCTGGACGCGGTTCTGTTCTCGATGGGTCGCACCATGTCGCAGGAGGACGTTCGTCAGCTGATGCAGAGAACAGTGCAACAG gtgTCCGGTACCCTCAGTCTGGATGCGGACCGGGCCGAGCACCTTCTGGTCCACTGCCGCTGGAACGTGGACGTCCTGGTGCAGCGTTACACCGACGACCCCGACGAGCTCGTCATGGCCGCCGGCCTCAAGTGTCGGAACCCTCAGCCGCCGCCAAGCCCCGCCGCCTCCTGTCCCGTGTGCCTGGGACCCCGCactgttaccatggagacggtCCCGTCACTCAGCTGCATGCACTACTGTTGCAGG TCGTGCTGGCAGGAGTACCTGACCTCCCGGATCGAGCAGAACCTGCTGATGAACTGTAACTGTCCCATCACGGACTGCCAAGCTCAGCCCACGTCGCACTTCTTCCTCAGCGTGCTCAGCGACAAGGACACCATCGCCAAG TACGAGAACGCCCGGCTGCGGGGCTACGTGGAGAGCTGCTCCAACCTGACGTGGTGCACCAACCCTCAGGGCTGCGACCGCATCCTCTGCAAGGAGAACCTGGGCAGCATGGGCACATGCTCCAAATGCTGCTGGAcctcctgcttcagctgcaaCTTCCCCGAG GCTCACTGCCCTGCCAGCTGCAGCCACATGTCTCAGTGGATGGACGACGGAGGATTCTATGAAGGCATGAACATGGAGGCTCAGAGCAAACATCTGGCGAAGCTCATCTCCAAACGCTGCCCCAGCTGCCAGGCGCCCATCGAGAAGAACGAGGGCTGTCTGCA CATGACCTGCGCCAAGTGTAACCATGGGTTCTGTTGGCGGTGTCTGAAGCCGTGGAAGCCGACACACAAAGATTATTACAACTGCTCGGCCATG GTCAGTAAAGCTGCTCGACAGGAAAAGAAGTTCCAGGATTACAACGAGAGATGCACCTTCCACCACCAGGCCAAG GACTTCGCGGTGAACCTGGAGAACAGGGTGTCGTCCATAAACGAGGCGCTGCAGATGAAATCCTTGACCTTTGTCATCGACGCCTGTAAAGTCCTCGCCCAGGCTCGAAAG GTTCTGGCCTACTCGTGCGTCTACAGTTACTACAACCAGGAGACGGAGAAGATGGACGTGATGGAGCAGCAGACCGAGGCTCTGGACCTGCACACCAACGCTCTGCAGATCCTGCTGG AGGAGACCCTGCTGCAGTGCACCGATCTGGCCTCGTGTGTCCGGCTGCTGAAACAGGAACACCTCAACACGGGACTGGAACTGATCCGACGCATCCAGGAACGCCTGCTGGCGATCCTGCAGCACTCTACCCAG gacttCAGGGTCGGCTATCAGTCCAAGGGGAGCCAGGAATCCGAATCCACTCAGACTTCCAACCTGTCCAACCACACAGACACCAACAAAgg TCCGAAGTCGAACCAGGCGACGGACTCCGGGGACTCGGACAACAACAACTACCCGGGTGAGGACGGcggcgaggaggcggaggacgacgacgacgacgagtACGACGAGGAGTATGTTCCCGAGTGGCACGAGGACTACGACGAGGACGACATCGACGAGGACGACTTCTTCTCCGACGACGACGAGTCGGAGAACTTGGAGAGAGACTTCAGCCCCTTTGACTGA